The Halalkalibacter krulwichiae genome has a segment encoding these proteins:
- a CDS encoding metal ABC transporter permease: MIEAFFRYEFLQNAFYTGVLIGLLAPTLGVFLVVRRLSLIADALSHITLSGIAASLLLAKHVTFFQALNPLYMGLFFSVAGSLLIEQLRGVYNYYKEIAIPIILSGGIGIGVVFISLADGFNNDLFNYLFGSVMAVSRSDLWTISIITCIVVIILILLYKELFFLSFDEEQAVVSGINRRLINFIFIVMVALVIAASMRVVGILLVSSLMTLPVAAAMRIAKGFKQMFFYSILLGEISVIGGLISAFYFDLAPGGMIVMIAVFLLLLTIFIEKASVKIKSVKEMY; encoded by the coding sequence ATGATAGAAGCATTTTTTCGCTATGAATTTCTTCAAAATGCCTTTTATACAGGCGTTTTAATAGGATTGTTAGCTCCCACCCTTGGAGTGTTTTTGGTTGTAAGAAGGCTGTCTTTAATAGCGGATGCTTTGTCTCATATTACTTTATCCGGTATTGCAGCAAGTTTATTACTAGCTAAACATGTGACATTTTTTCAAGCGCTCAATCCTCTTTACATGGGATTGTTTTTTTCAGTTGCTGGTTCTCTATTAATTGAACAGTTAAGAGGTGTTTACAACTATTATAAAGAAATTGCGATTCCGATTATCTTATCAGGAGGGATAGGAATTGGTGTTGTTTTCATTTCGCTAGCTGATGGGTTTAATAATGATTTATTTAATTACTTGTTTGGAAGTGTAATGGCCGTAAGTCGTTCTGACTTATGGACAATTAGTATCATTACTTGTATTGTAGTAATTATTTTAATTTTACTGTATAAGGAACTATTCTTTCTTTCATTTGATGAAGAGCAAGCGGTTGTCTCGGGTATCAATCGTCGCCTCATTAACTTTATTTTTATCGTTATGGTGGCATTGGTAATTGCTGCTTCTATGAGGGTCGTTGGAATCTTACTCGTTTCATCCTTGATGACTCTTCCTGTGGCAGCTGCAATGAGAATTGCGAAGGGCTTTAAACAGATGTTCTTCTATTCTATTTTACTTGGAGAGATTTCGGTTATTGGCGGTTTAATATCAGCCTTTTATTTTGATTTGGCTCCAGGTGGAATGATTGTTATGATAGCAGTTTTCTTATTGCTCTTAACTATTTTTATTGAAAAAGCGAGTGTTAAAATAAAGAGTGTAAAGGAAATGTAT